From Halorussus lipolyticus:
GACGGGCGGCTCCTCCGGACCGACGTGATTCGCAAGGAACTCCTCTCGGACCCCGACTACACCGAGGAGGAGGCCCGGATGGTCTACCGCGAGATGTTCGACCGGGCGAGCGACCTCATCGAGGAGGGCACGAGCGCGGTCCTCGACGGCACGTTCAAAGAGGAGGGCTACCGGGACCACGCCATCGACCTCTCGGAGACGCTGGACGCCGAGTTCCGACTGGTGAAAGTCGAGTGCGACGAGGAGGTCGTTCGGGAGCGAATCGCGGGCAGAGTGGACGACGAGAGCGACGCCGACTTCGAGATTCACCAGATGTACCGCGACCAGTTCGAGTCCATCTCCCGGACGCACCTCACGGTGGACAACTCCGAAGCGATGACCGATACTCTCCGACAGGTCGAAGAACAGTTCTGACGAGGGGTTCTGCAATCGTCTGCGGTAATCCAGTACCTTTTTGCTCCGGTGCTGACCACCGGGAAAAGACGAATGGTCGCCGAGCAACTCACCGCGCCCGACCCCGAAACCCTCGTCAGCGAGGCGAAGACGGCGTTTCGGGACGGCGCGATGCTGACCGTGCAGGCCCGCTGTGAAGTCGAGTACGAAGGCCGGACCTCTGGCTATCTGGGGCCGGGAGACCGGATTCTGGTCGCCAAGCCCGACGGGACGTTTCTGGTCCACCAACCGACCGGCCACAAACCGGTCAACTGGATGCCCGGCGGTGGGTCGGTTTCGGCCCGGACGAGCGAAAACGAGGCAGTCTTGCTCGCTCGGCGCACGAATCCCAGCGAGCGCGTCGAGGTCCGGATTCTGGAGGCCCACGGACTCACCCGCTACGACGCGACCGACGGCGCGACCTACGAGGAGTCCGGCACCGAGGCCGAGATGCACGAGTACATCGACCAGAACCCCGACGTGCTGGAGGACGGCCTGCGAATCGTGGAACACGAGCGCGAGTCGAAATACGGCTTCATCGACTTCTTCGCCCGCGACGAGGCGGGCACCCCGGTCGTCGTGGAGGTCAAGCGGATTCAGGCCACGCTGAACCACTTCGACCAGTTACAGCGGTACGTTTCCCTCTACGAGGAGGGAGATGCTTCGCCTCACGGAGGCGGTGTAACCGCCGGAGAGGACGTGCGCGGGATGCTGGTCGCCCCGAGCGCGTCCGAGCGCGTCCGGCGGGCGCTCCGGGACAACGGCCTCGAATTCGTGGAACTCTCGGAGTTCGACACCGACGCCAAGGGCGCGACCGAGGCGAAGTTGACCGACTTCTGAGTGGGGCGGTTCTCCTCGCCGCAGAGAAATATTTTTGATTGTCTTGACCCTAAGTTTGGTTCTTTAATAATTGTCCTGTTGTCTTAAGCTGGTTTCTCCCGTTCTCGTCTCCGAACCCGCCGCCCCGTAGTGGCACTTGCTATCAACCCGCTCGTTCGGAACTGTTTTGTGTAGTAATCCGCTTTCTACACAATATCGAATGAACCGAGGAGGTCCGAAAATATGAGCGACGAACCCACCCCCGAAGACCGGTCCGCTCCCGACCCCGAGGACCGGTCTGCGCCCGACCCGGAGAGCGATTCGCGCCCGAGCGACGACGACGCGCTCCCGGCGGACCCCACCGTCGGGAAGGGCCTGCTGGACGCCGAGATGGGACCGAGTTCGGCGCTGGCCCACCTCTACCGCGGGGAGATTCACCGGATGAAGCTCTGGCGCGAGCGCCTCGACAAGACCACCAACTGGTCGGTCCTCGTGATGGCGGCCATCCTGACGTGGGCGTTCTCCAGCGCGGGCAACCCCCACTACGTCATTCTGGTCGGCGCGGCCACCATCGCGCTGTTCCTCGTGGTCGAGGCCCACCGCTACCGGGCCTACGACGTGTGGCGCTCTCGGGTCCGAGCGTTGCAGGAGAACGTCTGGGCCTACGGTCTCGACCCCTCGCAGGGACTGGTGGACGACGACTGGCGCACCCACCTCGCCGACGACTACCGGACCCCGACGCTGAAAATCACGTCCGAGGAGGCGCTGGCCCACCGCCTTCGCAGGGTCTATCTCCCGCTGTTTACGGTCCTGCTGGGCGCGTGGGTCATCCGCGTCAGCGCCTTCGACCCGGCGACGTGGCCCGCCAGCGCGGCCATCGGGCAGATTCCGGGCCTCGTCGTGACCGCCGTCGTGTTCGCGGCCTACCTCACAGCGGTCGTGGTCGCCTTCCGTCCTCGGACGTGGCACGCCCGCGACGAACTCCGGACCGTGGACCTCCGGAAGAAGCGGTGAAGCGGTCTCGGGGGCCTCGTCGGTTCCGAAAGCCCGCCACAACGAGAGAATAACAAAGGCCGGCCGAGTGCAAACCGTCGCCGATGTACTCTCTGGACCAACTCCGGCAGGGGTTCGAGAACCCCCGCGCCGCCCTCCGGGAACTCAACCGACTCTACTGGACCCGCCTCGGCAGACGCAAGTACAACACCGACGGCACCGCCTTCTTCGACGAGGACTGGGACAACCTCCTCATCCTCGACGGGTGTCGCTACGACACCTTCGCCGACGTGGGGCGGCAGTTCGACCTCGAGGGGGTCCTCGACTTCCGAGAATCCCGTGGGTCGGCCACCGCCGAGTTCCTCCGGGGCAACCTCGACGGCCGGGACCTGTCCGATACCGTCTACGTCACCGGGTCCACGATTTTCTACCAAGAGCGCGTCTGGAAGGACGAGTTGGACGCCGAGTTCCACGAGGTCGTAGACGTGTGGGGCGACAACATCGACTACGGCGACGACGGCGTGCCCCCCGAACCGGTCGCCGAGGCCACCCGCGAGGCCATCGAGGAGTACCCGAACAAGCGCCTCCTCGTCCACTTCGTTCAGCCGCACGCCCCCTACCTCGGCGAGACGGGCAAGCGGGCGTTCCCCGACTACCGGCCGAATCCCCTCGCCGACAAATTCTTGGGGCGCATCGACGCCTCCGAGGACCTCCTCCGTGAGGTCTACCGCGAGAACCTCGAACTCGTGCTGACCGAAGTCGAGGACCTGCTTCCCGACTTACCGGGCAAATCGGTCATCACGGCCGACCACGGCATGCTGTTGGGCGAACGCGAGTTCCCCATCCCGATTCGGAGTTACGGCCACCCCGAGCGCGTCTACACCGACGAGATGGTCGAAGTCCCGTGGTTCGTCAGCCAGCACGGCGAGCGCAAGGAAATCGTGGCCGACTCGTCGGCCAGCGCCTACCGCGAGAAGCAGACCGAGGAGGTGGACGAACAGGCCCGAGAACACCTCGAACAGATGGGGTATCTCTGAGAAACCGGGTCTCCAGACGCATCGACTCGGCAGTACGACTCTTGGGTTTCGAGACCGTCTTTCGAATCGACATGGCCTCTCGTGTGACCAGTGACCGACCTCGGCGCGACGAGTACCGATGAGTAACAACTGGTCGAAGTGGTTCACGGGCGAGGACTCGCCGATTCCGTGGCTGACCAGACGCCAGCGCCTCATCATCGCGTACGCCGTGGTCCTCGTCTCGGTGATTCTGTTCTACAGCGTCCTCTACAACTACGGGATGCGGACGCTGGAGGGCCACGACCACTCGCTGTTCCGGTCGTTCCAGACCGTCGTGGAGACGATGACCACGACCGGGTACGGCGCGGACGCGCCGTGGTCGTCGCCGCTGATGAACACGTTCGTCGTCTTCATGCAGTTGACCGGCGTGGCAATCGGATTCGCCACGCTCCGGGTGCTGGTCATTCCGCTTTTCGAGCGCGCGCCACTCGACCTCAGTGACCGCCTGACCGCGAAAGACGACCACGTTATCGTCTGCGAGTACCGGCGCGACACCGGCGTCCTACTGGACGAACTGGAGCGGTTGAACGTCGATTACGTGCTCATCGAGTCCGACACCGACGAGGCCAAGCAACTCTCCGACGACGGGTATCAGGCGATTCACGGCGACCCCGAGACGGTCGAGACGCTCGAACGCGCCATGATAGACGAGGCCGGAACGCTGGTCACCGACGCTGGCGACCGGAATGCGAGCGTCGTCCTGACCGCGCGCCGACTCAACGAGACGCTTCGGACAGTCGCGTTCACGGACTCGCCGACCCACGAAGGCGCGCTGAAGCAGGTCGGTGCCGACACCGTTGCGTCACCGGACGCCCTCATCGGTCATCGACTGGGCCAGAAGACGAACGCGTGGTCCGAACTCCCCAAATCGCTGGACGACGCCGCGGTGGGCGACGTTCGAATCGGGGAGGTGTTGGTCAGGCGCAACAGTCCGCTGGCGGGCGTTCAAATCGAGGACACAATCGTCGCGGACCACTCGGACCTCACGCTGGTCGGCGCGTGGATAGACGGCGACCTGCGACTCCCGCCCGACCCGACCGAGCGCGTCACGGCGAACTCGGTCCTCATCGTGGTCGGTCCCGAGGAGACCATCGCCGACGTGCGGGAGTTAGCGGCCGGAGTCCGACCGCCCCGACGCCACTCGAACGTCGTCATCGCCGGGATGGGTGCCGGGGGTCGAGCGGCCCGCGACGCACTGGACCGAGACGTGGACGCGACGACTATCGACCGCGAGGACGGACCGCGAGTGGACGTGACCGGCGACCTGCGCGACCCCGAGACGCTGGAAACCGCGGGTATCGAAGACGCGAGCGCCCTCGTCGTGACTGTCGAGAACGACTCGACGGCGCTCCTCGTGGTCGCCATCGCACGGACGCTGACCGAGGACCTCGAAATCCTCGTTCGGGTGGACGACACCGCGAAATCGCCCGCCGCGTTCGACGCCGGGGCCGACTACGTTCTCTCGACTCAGCGCGTCAGCGCCCGACTGCTGGCCAGAGAGCTACGCGGCGAGGACGTGCTTACGCCGGTCAGTCAGCTTCGAGTGATTCGGACCCCCGGCGACCCGTTCCGGGGGGAGTCGCTGGCCGAGGTCCGGGACGGAACCCGAGACGGCTACGTCTTCGTCGGGGTCGAGCGAGACGGCGCGTTCCTCGCCGACACGACGATTCGAATCGAGTCCGACGACCGACTGGTAGTCGCCGGAACCGACGTGACGATTCGGGAGTTCGAACGCCAGTTCGCCTGACCGGCGACGCGCATCAACGCCCTTTTCGCCGGGACTCGTCTACGAGTCGCCAATGACTGGGGCCATCGAAGTCGAGGACCTCCGAAAGCAGTACGAGGGGGTTCAGGCGCTCGACGGGGTATCGCTGTCCGTGCCGGAGGGGAGTTTCTTCGGCCTGCTGGGGCCGAACGGCGCGGGCAAGACCACGTTCATCAACATCCTCGTCGGACTGGTCCGGCGGTCTGGCGGTCGTGCCGAGGTGTTCGGCCACGACGTAGAGGACGACTACCGGGAGGCCCGAGACGCAATCGGTCTCGCCCCGCAGGAGTTCAACGTGGACCACTTCTTCCCAATCAAAGAGGTGCTGGAACACAAGGCCGGATACCACGGGATTCCGGGCGACGAGGCCGGAGAGCGCGCCGACGAGGTGCTGAAGCAGGTCGGCATCTACGAGAAGCGCGACACCCGATTCAACTGGCTCTCCGGTGGGATGAAGCGCCGGTTCATGCTGGCGAGGGCGCTCATCACCGACCCGGACTTGCTGATTCTGGACGAACCGACTGCCGGGGTGGACGTGCAACTGCGCCACGACCTCTGGGACCTCATCACGGAACTCAACGAGTCGGGGACCACGATTCTGCTGACGACCCACTACATCGAGGAGGCCGAGCGTCTCTGCGACGAAGTGGCGATTCTGGACTCCGGAACTCTCCTGACGGTCGCTACCCCGGAGGAGTTGATGGACCGCGGCCCGGACAAGATTCGGGTGACGCTCCGGGACGCTCCCGCCGGGAAACCCGACTTGCCGATGCTCTCCGCCAGCGGCGGCGGTGGCACCGGGGCGAACGAGGCCCGCGTCGAATCGGTCGAGATGGACGGCGACCAGTTGGTCGTGACCGCCACGCAGGGCGGACTGGTCGCACCGGACTTGGTTCGGGCACTGGACCGCGCCGGCCACGAAATCGTGGACTTCGACATCTCCCGGACCTCGCTGGAGGAGGTCTTCGTGGACATGACCCGCGAGGGCGGAAGTAGTCAGGAGTCGGCCGAGACCATCGCCGCAGACGGGGGTGTTTCCGAATGAGTTTCTCGGGACTCACCGGGTTCAAGACCCTCGCGCGCAGAGAGATTCTGCGATTCCTCCGGCGTCCTCGCAACACCTTCGTCCCGCCGTTCGTGACCAACGTGCTGTACTTCTCGGTGTTCGGCGTGATTCTGGGCGACCGAGTGGGCGAAATCAGCATCGGCGGGGCCAGCGAGCCGATTCCCT
This genomic window contains:
- a CDS encoding AAA family ATPase; translation: MSETEARAVSQTTPQLVVVCGLPGVGKTTVAEDIAERLDGRLLRTDVIRKELLSDPDYTEEEARMVYREMFDRASDLIEEGTSAVLDGTFKEEGYRDHAIDLSETLDAEFRLVKVECDEEVVRERIAGRVDDESDADFEIHQMYRDQFESISRTHLTVDNSEAMTDTLRQVEEQF
- the nucS gene encoding endonuclease NucS; the encoded protein is MVAEQLTAPDPETLVSEAKTAFRDGAMLTVQARCEVEYEGRTSGYLGPGDRILVAKPDGTFLVHQPTGHKPVNWMPGGGSVSARTSENEAVLLARRTNPSERVEVRILEAHGLTRYDATDGATYEESGTEAEMHEYIDQNPDVLEDGLRIVEHERESKYGFIDFFARDEAGTPVVVEVKRIQATLNHFDQLQRYVSLYEEGDASPHGGGVTAGEDVRGMLVAPSASERVRRALRDNGLEFVELSEFDTDAKGATEAKLTDF
- a CDS encoding DUF2270 domain-containing protein, giving the protein MSDEPTPEDRSAPDPEDRSAPDPESDSRPSDDDALPADPTVGKGLLDAEMGPSSALAHLYRGEIHRMKLWRERLDKTTNWSVLVMAAILTWAFSSAGNPHYVILVGAATIALFLVVEAHRYRAYDVWRSRVRALQENVWAYGLDPSQGLVDDDWRTHLADDYRTPTLKITSEEALAHRLRRVYLPLFTVLLGAWVIRVSAFDPATWPASAAIGQIPGLVVTAVVFAAYLTAVVVAFRPRTWHARDELRTVDLRKKR
- a CDS encoding potassium channel family protein, with product MSNNWSKWFTGEDSPIPWLTRRQRLIIAYAVVLVSVILFYSVLYNYGMRTLEGHDHSLFRSFQTVVETMTTTGYGADAPWSSPLMNTFVVFMQLTGVAIGFATLRVLVIPLFERAPLDLSDRLTAKDDHVIVCEYRRDTGVLLDELERLNVDYVLIESDTDEAKQLSDDGYQAIHGDPETVETLERAMIDEAGTLVTDAGDRNASVVLTARRLNETLRTVAFTDSPTHEGALKQVGADTVASPDALIGHRLGQKTNAWSELPKSLDDAAVGDVRIGEVLVRRNSPLAGVQIEDTIVADHSDLTLVGAWIDGDLRLPPDPTERVTANSVLIVVGPEETIADVRELAAGVRPPRRHSNVVIAGMGAGGRAARDALDRDVDATTIDREDGPRVDVTGDLRDPETLETAGIEDASALVVTVENDSTALLVVAIARTLTEDLEILVRVDDTAKSPAAFDAGADYVLSTQRVSARLLARELRGEDVLTPVSQLRVIRTPGDPFRGESLAEVRDGTRDGYVFVGVERDGAFLADTTIRIESDDRLVVAGTDVTIREFERQFA
- a CDS encoding ABC transporter ATP-binding protein, whose amino-acid sequence is MTGAIEVEDLRKQYEGVQALDGVSLSVPEGSFFGLLGPNGAGKTTFINILVGLVRRSGGRAEVFGHDVEDDYREARDAIGLAPQEFNVDHFFPIKEVLEHKAGYHGIPGDEAGERADEVLKQVGIYEKRDTRFNWLSGGMKRRFMLARALITDPDLLILDEPTAGVDVQLRHDLWDLITELNESGTTILLTTHYIEEAERLCDEVAILDSGTLLTVATPEELMDRGPDKIRVTLRDAPAGKPDLPMLSASGGGGTGANEARVESVEMDGDQLVVTATQGGLVAPDLVRALDRAGHEIVDFDISRTSLEEVFVDMTREGGSSQESAETIAADGGVSE